A single window of Chitinophaga sp. XS-30 DNA harbors:
- a CDS encoding LytTR family DNA-binding domain-containing protein, with amino-acid sequence MKLLIIEDEAGAAAQLTAMLQAQVKGAEIMAVIDSVEEAVRYLSSRPDIDLIFLDIYLSDGISFDIFRDLRIDTPVIFTTAYDQYAIRAFELNSIDYLLKPLRAEQLQSALDKYRQRKQQVDAAMIATIRQMMGGNNSWKKNFLIPFKDRLIPVPADAFAYFETSNGIVRGIQFDKKMHHMEETLEELAEKLDPALFYRANRQYLVSRRAIVDVQYYFNGRLYLNLAVPPAEKVLVSKAKAGDFKAWMGSI; translated from the coding sequence ATGAAACTGCTGATCATTGAAGATGAAGCCGGCGCCGCCGCGCAACTGACGGCCATGCTGCAGGCCCAGGTGAAAGGCGCCGAGATCATGGCCGTCATAGACAGTGTGGAAGAGGCTGTCCGCTACCTGTCCAGCCGGCCGGACATAGACCTGATCTTTCTGGACATCTACCTGTCAGACGGCATCAGTTTCGATATTTTCCGGGACCTGCGTATCGATACCCCGGTCATCTTCACCACTGCTTACGACCAGTACGCCATTCGCGCTTTTGAGCTCAACAGCATCGACTACCTGCTCAAACCCCTGCGGGCAGAACAACTCCAAAGCGCACTGGACAAGTACCGGCAAAGGAAACAGCAGGTAGATGCCGCCATGATAGCCACCATCCGGCAGATGATGGGTGGAAACAACTCCTGGAAAAAGAACTTCCTGATCCCCTTCAAAGACCGCCTGATACCTGTTCCGGCGGATGCATTCGCCTATTTCGAGACCAGCAACGGCATTGTACGGGGCATACAGTTCGATAAAAAAATGCATCATATGGAAGAAACCCTGGAAGAACTGGCGGAGAAGCTCGACCCCGCGTTATTCTACCGCGCCAACCGCCAGTATCTCGTCAGCCGCCGTGCCATCGTAGATGTGCAGTATTATTTCAACGGCCGGTTATACCTCAATCTGGCGGTGCCGCCGGCAGAAAAAGTACTGGTCAGCAAGGCCAAAGCGGGTGATTTCAAAGCCTGGATGGGCAGCATATAG
- a CDS encoding PHB depolymerase family esterase: MTNFLFNSLVVSLFMLTGCDKSDGPEEKTYRIEGTMQVDGRTRHYLLYLPTGYYDDTSRYALVLGLHGGGGSAVQFDRHYGLTQKANASKFIVVYPEGVRSDGPLGVRTWNAGTCCDYAAENNIDDVKYIRLLIDQLVGRYRIDAKKVYAAGMSNGGMLAYRLACEIPDKIAAIAPVSCSMVASGYSPTRAMPILHIHSAQDTKVPVQGGVGIFGYYFPPVDSGLTVFAMGKPPVVVEDNANYKLTKWGEDMEYYLTTDGGHAWPGAVRNTSWGDPSSTAVNANDLLWAFFQRYSLK; the protein is encoded by the coding sequence ATGACAAATTTCCTGTTCAACTCACTGGTGGTCTCCCTCTTTATGCTGACGGGTTGCGACAAGAGCGACGGCCCTGAAGAAAAGACTTATCGTATTGAAGGCACGATGCAGGTAGACGGCAGAACGAGGCATTATCTGCTGTACCTGCCCACCGGTTACTACGATGATACTTCCCGCTATGCACTGGTATTGGGCCTGCATGGCGGCGGCGGCAGCGCCGTGCAGTTCGACCGGCACTACGGGCTTACGCAGAAAGCCAATGCATCCAAGTTCATTGTGGTTTACCCGGAAGGTGTGCGCAGCGACGGGCCGCTTGGTGTGCGTACCTGGAATGCCGGCACCTGCTGTGATTATGCCGCCGAGAACAATATCGATGACGTAAAATATATCCGCCTGCTGATCGACCAGCTGGTGGGCCGCTACCGGATCGATGCTAAAAAGGTTTATGCCGCGGGGATGTCCAACGGTGGTATGCTGGCTTACCGCCTGGCCTGCGAGATACCCGACAAAATTGCCGCCATTGCGCCGGTCAGCTGTTCGATGGTAGCCTCGGGCTACAGTCCAACCCGGGCCATGCCCATTCTTCATATACATTCCGCGCAGGACACGAAGGTGCCTGTGCAGGGAGGCGTAGGGATATTCGGGTATTATTTCCCGCCGGTGGATTCCGGGCTGACGGTATTCGCGATGGGCAAGCCGCCCGTGGTAGTGGAAGACAATGCCAATTACAAGCTCACGAAGTGGGGAGAAGATATGGAGTATTACCTGACAACCGATGGCGGTCATGCCTGGCCGGGAGCGGTGCGGAACACGTCCTGGGGGGACCCGTCTTCTACCGCCGTTAACGCCAATGACCTGCTGTGGGCGTTCTTCCAGCGATACTCACTGAAGTGA
- a CDS encoding serine hydrolase, whose protein sequence is MITKITRCIAACLLWPILSFSQTGKADRKLEKALREIVNEFNGTAGVYVRHLKTGRYAAVNADTIFPTASIVKVPILVGLFDKIEKGELKYHQPLVYRDSIKYGGSGLMQFFKDSSETDISVLAALMMAYSDNTTSLWNQSLAGGGAQINKLMEQYGLEHTRVNSRTPGREAIWKIYGWGQTTPREMSELVVKIFRGEVISPGASERMYRLMTKGYYDEQAISQLPPYVQVAAKSGSVNESRSEVLLVNAPHGDYVFYVGTKNIKDQRWEPDNEAVAMIRKISALLWEHFEPKSRWKPMFKAAK, encoded by the coding sequence ATGATAACCAAAATCACCCGATGCATAGCCGCATGCCTGCTATGGCCCATTCTTTCCTTTTCCCAGACCGGCAAAGCCGACCGTAAGCTTGAAAAAGCGCTGCGGGAGATCGTCAATGAATTCAACGGCACCGCCGGCGTATATGTCCGGCATCTGAAAACCGGCAGATATGCGGCCGTGAATGCCGATACCATCTTTCCCACCGCCAGCATCGTGAAGGTACCTATCCTGGTGGGGCTGTTCGATAAAATAGAAAAAGGTGAACTGAAATATCACCAGCCGCTGGTGTACCGCGATTCCATCAAATACGGCGGCTCCGGCCTCATGCAATTCTTTAAAGATAGTTCGGAGACGGATATCAGCGTACTGGCAGCGCTGATGATGGCTTACAGCGATAATACCACCTCACTCTGGAACCAGTCGCTGGCGGGAGGCGGAGCGCAGATCAACAAACTGATGGAGCAATACGGCCTTGAACATACCCGTGTAAACTCGCGTACACCCGGCCGCGAGGCGATCTGGAAGATCTACGGCTGGGGGCAGACAACCCCGCGGGAAATGTCCGAACTGGTGGTGAAGATATTCCGGGGAGAAGTGATCAGCCCGGGCGCCAGCGAAAGAATGTACCGGCTGATGACGAAAGGCTATTATGATGAGCAGGCCATCTCGCAATTGCCCCCATATGTACAGGTGGCTGCCAAAAGCGGCTCCGTCAATGAATCCCGTTCAGAAGTGCTGCTGGTGAATGCCCCTCATGGGGATTATGTGTTCTATGTGGGAACGAAGAATATAAAGGATCAGCGCTGGGAGCCGGATAATGAAGCTGTGGCAATGATCCGGAAGATATCGGCTTTGCTGTGGGAGCATTTTGAACCGAAGAGCCGGTGGAAGCCGATGTTCAAGGCAGCGAAGTAG
- a CDS encoding pyridoxamine 5'-phosphate oxidase family protein, with translation MGKFFDAITPQHTAFIHHQKMFFVATAPLAPDTHINLSPKGLDSFRVLSESRVAYMDIIGSGNETSAHIRENGRITLMFCAFDGPPNILRLYGKGRTVLPGTAEWEELSVHFNILPSTRQIIVADIHKVQTSCGFGVPLYEYLGERDHVEKWVEKKGAEGLEAYKAEKNQFSMDGLPTALHSSAPGPTSLP, from the coding sequence ATGGGAAAATTCTTTGATGCCATCACCCCGCAGCATACTGCCTTCATTCATCATCAGAAAATGTTCTTCGTGGCCACCGCTCCCCTGGCCCCCGACACCCACATCAATCTCTCTCCCAAGGGGCTGGACAGCTTCCGGGTACTCTCGGAGTCCCGTGTGGCGTATATGGACATCATCGGCAGCGGTAACGAAACTTCCGCGCACATCCGGGAGAACGGTCGTATTACGCTGATGTTCTGCGCATTCGATGGCCCGCCGAATATCCTGCGCCTCTACGGAAAAGGCCGCACCGTACTGCCGGGAACTGCTGAGTGGGAAGAATTAAGCGTACATTTCAATATCCTCCCCTCCACCCGCCAGATCATCGTGGCGGATATTCATAAAGTACAGACCTCCTGCGGCTTTGGTGTTCCGCTGTATGAATACCTGGGCGAAAGGGACCATGTGGAAAAATGGGTGGAGAAGAAAGGCGCGGAAGGACTGGAAGCCTATAAAGCGGAAAAGAACCAGTTTAGCATGGATGGTCTTCCCACGGCGTTGCACAGCAGCGCTCCCGGTCCTACTTCGCTGCCTTGA
- a CDS encoding RICIN domain-containing protein, which yields MRNWLLILLFLIPLEPFARQKQADAERMLQALKQSGMIRQEGNHLIIKVKKANDTAQIKMIYGALFSSDKWTIGFDVDGNSKKRVKPNPAVLLTKTKEAENDVPVYDVARPNTATLSIERLPTADERFLQSGSFLIRTARDYRYLTVIDNVPAANSQVFMNSFVNNPDRQEWKLVLQNDGYFSIQSENGLCLTQSLIPIMKPFINADNQLWRLEDTGDGFYNIISKRNLCMYLPNHRNIEKGGVSFRNKNATVEEKWHLIRWTNDGRRVTSFLPETHGFRFINTFNGEDIIRWGGLCGGMVYTALDYFNHRIAVPSQYYTPANATPLQSYIYSRQNHSIWDVNVKWSELEVSYNIRAGEIFRWGLQGTDGGRLEELRNSIDANIPIPIGLFAGGVLGKDNSDGGRHVVLGVGYAMGRYLGDLGAHKEDYKIFIYNPNEGNAVRTLAPDLRTGCYFEVETGKAWRTYFVNDRYDGSHIPPRDVPNYPEGQPEGSVRHLYATFQTGGDDLRGGNDNLNITIGYTDGTEQLFLNVNSGARWVDNSTQTVHLTLNRAVRKQDIRYFLLGFTTGTGIIGTDNWNLYSFTVSSGHNGILYAQGYPPRGSDYLYRFSKDRRFHTIHTLP from the coding sequence TTGCGAAACTGGTTACTGATCCTTCTGTTCCTCATTCCCCTGGAACCGTTCGCCCGGCAAAAACAAGCGGATGCGGAACGGATGCTGCAGGCGCTGAAACAAAGCGGAATGATCCGCCAGGAAGGAAATCATCTCATCATTAAAGTGAAGAAGGCAAATGACACAGCGCAAATCAAAATGATTTACGGCGCTCTCTTCAGCAGCGATAAATGGACAATTGGTTTTGATGTGGATGGAAACAGCAAAAAAAGGGTTAAACCGAACCCTGCTGTTTTGTTGACAAAAACAAAGGAAGCAGAGAACGATGTTCCTGTATATGATGTTGCCCGGCCAAACACAGCAACGCTGAGTATTGAACGGCTTCCAACGGCAGATGAACGCTTTCTTCAATCAGGCTCTTTCCTCATTCGTACAGCAAGAGATTACAGATATCTTACCGTCATAGATAATGTGCCGGCGGCCAATTCGCAAGTGTTTATGAACTCTTTTGTAAACAATCCCGACAGGCAAGAATGGAAACTGGTTTTACAGAACGATGGCTACTTCAGCATCCAATCAGAAAACGGTCTTTGCCTTACACAAAGCCTTATTCCCATAATGAAGCCTTTTATTAACGCAGATAACCAGTTGTGGCGGTTGGAAGATACTGGCGATGGTTTTTACAACATCATTTCAAAAAGAAATCTTTGCATGTATTTGCCCAACCATAGAAATATAGAAAAGGGGGGAGTTAGCTTTAGAAATAAAAATGCAACTGTGGAGGAAAAGTGGCATTTGATCCGATGGACAAATGATGGACGGCGTGTTACCTCCTTTTTACCAGAAACACATGGGTTCCGCTTCATTAATACATTTAATGGTGAAGATATTATCCGGTGGGGAGGTTTATGCGGCGGTATGGTATATACTGCATTGGACTATTTTAATCATCGGATTGCCGTTCCATCACAATATTATACACCAGCCAATGCCACGCCGCTTCAGTCTTATATTTATAGCCGGCAAAACCATTCCATATGGGACGTAAATGTTAAATGGAGCGAACTGGAAGTTTCATACAATATAAGGGCCGGCGAGATATTCAGATGGGGATTGCAGGGTACAGATGGCGGCCGGTTGGAAGAACTGAGAAATTCAATTGATGCAAATATCCCTATACCGATTGGTTTGTTTGCAGGAGGTGTGTTGGGAAAAGATAACAGTGATGGTGGCAGGCATGTTGTATTGGGTGTGGGTTATGCCATGGGCCGTTATCTGGGAGACTTGGGTGCACATAAAGAAGATTATAAGATATTCATCTATAACCCCAATGAAGGAAATGCGGTGCGTACATTGGCTCCCGACCTGAGAACGGGTTGTTATTTTGAAGTGGAAACCGGCAAAGCATGGCGTACCTATTTTGTCAATGATCGTTATGATGGCAGTCATATTCCACCACGTGACGTCCCGAATTATCCTGAAGGACAGCCAGAGGGCAGCGTGCGGCACCTGTATGCCACATTTCAAACCGGCGGCGATGACCTGAGAGGGGGAAATGATAATTTAAATATCACCATAGGATATACGGATGGAACAGAGCAGCTATTCCTGAATGTAAATAGTGGCGCCAGATGGGTGGATAATAGTACGCAAACGGTGCATCTTACATTAAACCGCGCAGTGCGAAAGCAGGACATCCGGTATTTTTTGCTCGGCTTTACTACCGGTACAGGTATTATTGGTACCGATAACTGGAATTTATATTCGTTTACAGTGAGCAGTGGGCACAATGGGATTTTGTATGCACAGGGTTATCCACCGCGAGGGTCAGACTATCTTTATCGTTTCTCAAAAGATCGGCGCTTTCATACGATCCATACGCTGCCTTAG
- a CDS encoding serine hydrolase, whose translation MIVTITPHIIVLLRKTVFYPMLLLPVFAQGQINHSAYEAMKDTIVSKFNHGDYKAIYRLFDTSFSNKISQPKLVNFLKGNQNSGKIVASSFLAEDKGKVSYLLEFELRDMIMDLQLTYDNKISSFGLKSAPLVFLSEPPVVKSDNSLRSALDKAVDSAAAEYFKYSKANSLVIGIIKAGKKHIYFYGETEKGNNKLPTSGTLYEIGSITKTFTATLLAQAVLDKKVSLTDDIRKYLHGNYDNLSYNSMPITLRDLANHTSRLPAMPEDIGEQPDYNPVSPEAHYDSTLFYNALKKVTLDTIPGYKFLYSNWGTSLLGHILEKVYGHSQADLVRRFITGPLEMNNTMYITNEDGYDIAHPHSENGRRLTVSNQGYFSPAGGLCSTVNDMLNYLDAQLKEINAAIKLTHAPTINNMGLGWGVRKGRVTRHLEHNGSEQGSTAHISAFPERNSGCVILVNNRVNLGKLIVRIQEIAKEDSYK comes from the coding sequence ATGATAGTTACAATAACTCCACACATCATTGTCTTGCTACGAAAAACTGTCTTTTATCCTATGCTCTTGCTCCCCGTTTTTGCGCAAGGTCAGATAAATCACAGCGCATATGAAGCAATGAAGGATACTATCGTATCAAAATTTAACCATGGAGATTATAAAGCAATCTACCGGCTCTTTGATACATCCTTTAGCAATAAGATTTCACAACCAAAACTTGTAAATTTTTTAAAAGGAAATCAGAACTCCGGCAAAATTGTTGCATCATCATTTCTTGCAGAAGATAAGGGCAAGGTATCCTATCTATTGGAGTTTGAATTAAGGGACATGATTATGGACCTTCAGTTAACCTATGACAATAAAATCAGCAGTTTTGGATTGAAAAGTGCTCCCCTTGTTTTCCTTTCCGAACCTCCCGTTGTAAAATCTGATAACAGCCTAAGGTCTGCTCTCGACAAAGCGGTAGATTCGGCGGCAGCGGAATATTTTAAGTATTCAAAGGCGAACAGTCTGGTTATCGGAATTATTAAAGCTGGGAAAAAGCATATTTACTTTTATGGGGAAACGGAAAAAGGAAACAACAAGCTTCCCACGTCAGGTACGCTATATGAAATAGGTTCAATAACTAAAACCTTTACTGCAACACTACTCGCCCAAGCAGTGTTGGATAAAAAAGTATCACTGACTGACGACATAAGAAAATACCTGCATGGGAACTATGATAATCTAAGTTATAATAGCATGCCAATAACGTTGCGGGATTTGGCAAACCATACTTCCAGGCTGCCTGCAATGCCTGAAGATATTGGTGAGCAGCCGGACTATAATCCTGTAAGCCCCGAGGCACATTATGATTCCACATTGTTTTATAATGCTTTGAAAAAAGTTACGCTGGATACCATTCCAGGGTATAAATTTTTGTATTCAAATTGGGGAACTTCGTTACTGGGTCATATTCTTGAAAAGGTGTACGGGCATTCACAGGCCGACCTTGTAAGACGCTTCATTACCGGGCCTCTTGAGATGAACAATACAATGTATATTACCAATGAAGACGGGTATGATATAGCTCATCCGCATAGCGAAAATGGAAGACGCCTTACAGTATCAAACCAGGGATATTTTTCGCCGGCAGGCGGTCTCTGTTCAACAGTTAATGATATGCTTAACTATCTGGATGCACAATTGAAAGAAATAAATGCTGCCATTAAATTAACTCATGCACCTACAATAAATAATATGGGACTTGGCTGGGGTGTACGAAAAGGTAGGGTGACCAGACATTTGGAGCACAATGGTAGTGAGCAAGGTTCAACTGCACATATTTCGGCATTTCCCGAACGCAATAGCGGTTGTGTCATTCTCGTGAATAATAGAGTTAACCTTGGAAAACTTATCGTGCGGATCCAGGAGATTGCAAAAGAGGACTCCTATAAGTAA
- a CDS encoding helix-turn-helix domain-containing protein translates to MYERKTPPNLNCGLDLIGEVLYGKWKIRLLWFINVGHKRPSELQRKIPDASRRVLNIQLKELEEHELITRKVYPVVPPKVEYSLTEFSKTVIPVIAALGQWGNENEGRLRRVILKEAISSDLDERPTAPLGMSTR, encoded by the coding sequence ATGTATGAAAGAAAGACACCACCCAACCTGAATTGCGGACTTGATTTGATTGGTGAAGTCCTTTACGGAAAATGGAAAATCCGTTTGCTGTGGTTTATCAATGTCGGTCATAAACGCCCAAGCGAATTGCAACGCAAAATCCCCGATGCTTCACGCAGGGTTTTGAATATTCAGTTGAAAGAGTTGGAAGAGCACGAATTGATCACGAGAAAAGTTTATCCGGTTGTACCGCCAAAGGTAGAATACAGTCTCACCGAATTTAGTAAGACTGTAATCCCCGTGATTGCCGCATTAGGGCAATGGGGTAATGAAAACGAAGGCCGTTTGCGTAGAGTGATTTTGAAAGAAGCTATAAGTTCTGATTTGGACGAACGTCCAACTGCACCTTTGGGCATGTCAACGCGCTAA
- a CDS encoding SDR family oxidoreductase: MEQFNFNNELSGKIALVTGGTKGAGRAIAERLVQAGATVIITARNAPEKESSQLHFIAADLSKVEGAAKVVSEVLSTYGRLDILVNNLGSSTTPAGGFASLTDEDWISTLQANLLAPVRLDRGFLPQMIEQKSGVIIHIASIQGKLPLYDSTLPYAAAKAGLRNYSKSLSNEVSPKGVRVLTVSPGWINTTASIAWLGEIARNANSTVEEAQQSVMDALGGIPYGRPAEPEEVAELVGFLASPRAAYLTGTEYVIDGGTVPTI, from the coding sequence ATGGAACAGTTCAATTTCAACAATGAGTTATCAGGTAAGATTGCCTTGGTAACCGGCGGTACAAAAGGCGCCGGAAGAGCTATTGCAGAAAGGCTGGTACAGGCTGGCGCAACGGTGATTATTACGGCCAGAAACGCCCCGGAAAAAGAAAGCAGCCAACTGCATTTTATTGCTGCCGATTTAAGCAAGGTAGAAGGAGCAGCAAAAGTAGTCAGTGAGGTATTATCGACTTATGGAAGGCTGGATATTCTTGTGAACAACCTTGGTTCTTCAACAACACCCGCCGGTGGTTTCGCGTCGTTAACCGACGAAGATTGGATATCAACGTTGCAAGCGAACCTGCTTGCTCCGGTTCGATTGGACAGAGGATTTTTACCGCAAATGATTGAACAAAAAAGCGGTGTCATTATTCACATTGCGTCCATTCAGGGCAAATTGCCTTTGTATGATTCCACTTTACCTTATGCCGCTGCGAAAGCCGGCTTAAGAAATTACAGCAAAAGCTTATCCAACGAAGTCTCCCCAAAAGGTGTTCGGGTGCTGACTGTTTCGCCAGGATGGATAAATACAACAGCATCGATAGCCTGGTTGGGCGAGATTGCAAGAAATGCTAATAGTACTGTAGAAGAAGCTCAGCAAAGCGTCATGGATGCTTTGGGTGGAATACCTTACGGCAGGCCTGCCGAACCGGAAGAAGTAGCCGAATTGGTTGGCTTTTTGGCTTCGCCAAGAGCCGCTTATTTGACAGGAACGGAGTACGTTATTGATGGCGGCACCGTACCAACTATCTAA
- a CDS encoding nuclear transport factor 2 family protein — protein MNLPKVVSNLVKAQNDFDSAAYADCFSETAVVFDEGKTHTGRKEIGHWIDDANKRYKAVMNPVGFEEKEGESLLKAEVSGDFPGSPIVMTYHLQIANELIKSLKITG, from the coding sequence ATGAACTTACCTAAAGTAGTATCCAATTTAGTAAAGGCACAAAACGATTTTGATAGTGCCGCCTATGCAGATTGTTTTTCCGAAACAGCCGTGGTGTTTGATGAGGGAAAAACCCACACCGGAAGAAAAGAAATAGGACATTGGATCGATGACGCAAATAAGCGATACAAGGCCGTAATGAACCCAGTGGGCTTTGAAGAAAAGGAAGGTGAAAGCCTTTTGAAGGCAGAAGTTTCAGGAGACTTTCCCGGGAGTCCAATTGTGATGACATATCATTTACAAATAGCCAATGAATTAATAAAGTCATTGAAAATTACAGGTTAG
- a CDS encoding very short patch repair endonuclease, translating to MTDIVSVKKRSEMMSGIRAANTKPELAVRSILHKMGLRFRLHDKKLPGKPDLVFPKYQAVIMIHGCFWHGHDCHLFKMPSSNTFFWQTKISTNKQRDKSNVASLNAMGWRVLIVWECALKGKKRIPVTEFAQYSYQWVVSGGADIEIRCL from the coding sequence ATGACCGATATTGTCTCCGTTAAAAAGAGGAGCGAAATGATGTCTGGTATTAGAGCTGCTAATACGAAGCCGGAACTCGCCGTAAGGTCTATACTACACAAAATGGGGCTTCGATTCAGATTGCATGACAAGAAGCTTCCGGGTAAACCAGACCTCGTTTTTCCGAAATATCAGGCTGTAATTATGATCCATGGGTGCTTCTGGCATGGACATGATTGTCATTTGTTTAAAATGCCATCTTCAAACACCTTTTTCTGGCAAACAAAAATATCAACGAACAAGCAAAGGGATAAAAGTAATGTTGCTTCATTAAATGCTATGGGTTGGAGAGTACTGATCGTATGGGAATGTGCATTGAAAGGTAAAAAAAGAATTCCAGTGACCGAATTTGCGCAGTATAGCTACCAATGGGTAGTATCAGGCGGCGCAGACATTGAAATAAGATGTCTTTAA
- the dcm gene encoding DNA (cytosine-5-)-methyltransferase, giving the protein MEKHLNDGFAHLTHYWQNHKNGVSQYFKAYAKEYLQEELLSVVEDPEQLYIPLKFDVPFPPVSKPKFRFIDLFAGIGGIRLAYQNLGGKCVFTSEWNNFAKRTYEANFGEVPFGDITKINENSIPDHDILLAGFPCQPFSIAGVSKKNALGRKHGFLDETQGTLFFDIARILKHKQPSAFMLENVKNLVSHDKGNTFNVIKNTLTELGYSIYYQVLDGKYFVPQHRERIIIAGFRNSVFKGKENFKFPKMPESTIKIKDILENEIADKYTLSDKLWGYLQNYADKHKAKGNGFGFGMTDLNGISRTISARYYKDGSEILIPQEGINPRRLTPRECARLQGFPDKFIIPVSDNQAYRQFGNSVTVPLIQAVGKQLVKTLSAQ; this is encoded by the coding sequence GTGGAGAAACATTTAAACGACGGTTTTGCCCACTTGACCCATTATTGGCAAAACCACAAGAATGGAGTTTCTCAATATTTTAAAGCCTATGCCAAAGAATATTTACAGGAAGAATTACTTTCAGTTGTTGAAGACCCGGAGCAGCTTTATATCCCGTTAAAGTTTGACGTCCCGTTTCCTCCCGTTTCCAAGCCGAAATTCAGATTCATTGATCTTTTTGCAGGAATTGGTGGCATTCGGCTTGCGTATCAGAACTTGGGGGGTAAATGCGTTTTCACCAGCGAGTGGAACAATTTCGCCAAAAGGACTTATGAAGCCAATTTTGGAGAGGTCCCATTTGGGGATATCACAAAAATTAACGAAAATTCCATTCCCGACCACGACATTCTATTAGCCGGTTTCCCATGCCAACCATTCTCTATTGCCGGTGTGAGCAAAAAGAACGCATTGGGAAGGAAACATGGTTTTCTGGACGAAACCCAGGGAACGCTGTTTTTTGATATTGCAAGAATCCTGAAACATAAGCAGCCCTCGGCGTTTATGCTGGAAAATGTGAAAAACCTTGTTTCTCATGATAAAGGAAACACCTTTAACGTCATTAAAAATACTTTGACAGAACTGGGCTATTCAATTTATTATCAAGTTCTGGATGGCAAATATTTCGTGCCTCAGCATAGAGAAAGAATAATTATTGCCGGCTTCCGGAACTCAGTGTTCAAAGGAAAGGAAAACTTCAAATTCCCGAAAATGCCCGAATCAACTATCAAAATTAAAGACATTCTGGAAAACGAAATAGCAGACAAATATACGTTATCGGACAAACTTTGGGGATACCTTCAAAATTACGCAGATAAACACAAAGCAAAAGGTAATGGCTTTGGCTTCGGAATGACTGATTTGAATGGCATTTCACGGACCATCTCTGCTCGTTACTATAAAGATGGCTCGGAAATCCTTATACCTCAAGAAGGTATTAATCCCAGGCGTCTAACTCCTAGAGAATGCGCCAGACTGCAAGGATTCCCGGATAAGTTTATCATACCTGTATCAGATAATCAGGCCTACAGACAGTTTGGCAACTCTGTAACAGTCCCGCTTATTCAGGCCGTAGGAAAACAATTGGTAAAAACATTGTCTGCCCAATGA